Below is a window of Streptomyces genisteinicus DNA.
CAGCGCCATGCAGCGGGCCAGCATCTCCCCGGGATCGCTCAGGTAGCGCCCGCCGCCGTGGAGGTCGAAGGCCAGCGCCACGTACCCCAGCTCCGCCAGGGCCTCGGCCCGGCGGCGCTCGACATCGCCGAGCCCCATCCCCTCCGGCCCGACCAGGACCGCGGGCCCGCGCCCGGCGCCCGCCGGGAGCGCCAGGTGCCCGGTCATCGTGAGATCGCCGGCCGGATACCCGACCGCACGCGTCGTGACTGTCGTCATACGACCCGACGGTAGTGACCGCCACGTCCGCCCGGACACGTGTTCACCGCCGGCGGACGGCGGCCCGTCCCCGCCGGGCACGCCCGGCGGGGCAGCCCCCGCCGCGCGTTCCGGCAGCGGGCTGTCCCGCCGCTGACGCGTGGCCGAACTCTGCCCCCGCGTCTGTCCGTTGGGCCCAGGTGCGCGGATACTCGCCGGTGTTCCGGACTCCCGCCGAGCCAGGAGGCGCCGTGCCCACCAGTCGTCGCAGAGCCGTCAGCACCATCGCCGCGGCGCTGGTGGGCGCCGTCGCCCTGACGGAGCGGGGCAGCGCGGACGGACCGGCCCGTCCGCCGCAGGGACCGGCCCCCCTGCGCCGGGCGCACGCCCACAACGACTACCTCCACCCGCGCCCCCTGCACGACGCCCTCGCGCACGGGTTCACCAGCGTCGAGGCGGACGTCTTCCTCGTCGGCGGCGACCTGCTCGTGGCCCACGAGCCCGCCCACCTCGACCCCGCGCGCACCCTGCGCTCGCTCTACCTCGACCCCCTCCTCGCCCGGGTCCGCGAGGGCCACGGCAGCGTCCACCCCGGACACGCGGGGACCCTCCAGCTGCTCGTGGACATCAAGGCCGACGGCGTCGCCGCCTACCGCGAGCTCGACCGCCAACTGCGCGACTACCGGCGGATGCTGAGCAGCTGCACCGACGGCCGGGTCCGCACCGGCGCCGTCACCCCCGTGGTCTCCGGCGACCGCACCGCCCGCCTCCCCATGGAGACGCAGCGCCGCCGGTACGCCTTCTACGACGGGCGGCTCGACGACCTCGCCGCCCCCGTGCCCGCGTCCTTCGCCCCGCTGGTGTCGGCCGACTGGAGGCAGAGCTTCGGCTGGCGCGGAGCCGGTGAATTCCCGGCCGCGGAACGGGAGAAGCTGCGCCGCCTGGTGTCCACGGCCCACACCCGCCGGCAGCGGATCCGCTTCTGGGCCACGCCCGACACGCCGGGACCGGACCGCGACGCCCTGTGGACCGCGCTTTCGGACGCCGGAGTGGACCACCTCAACACCGATGACCTGGCAGGTCTCGAAGCGTTCCTGCGCGACCGGCGGCGCTGAGCGCAGCCCACCCGTACGGCGGACACGCCAGTCGGCCGTACGGGGCCCCGGCTGCGCCAGACTTGCCGCCGAACGCCGCACGAGCGGCACGCGGATGCCGCACGACCCCCGCGGCGGAGGAGGCTGGCGATGGCCATTTCGATCTCGGTGGTGCTGCTGCTGACGGTGCTGGCGGTGATCTTCCTGCGCAACGGCGGTCTGAAGCTCTCCCACGCGGTGGTCTGCGCCCTGCTCGGCTTCTTCCTCGCGGGCACCAGCATGGCCCCGACCATCCAGGACGGCATCGCGGCGACCGCCGGGGTCGTCGGAAGTCTCCAGCCCTGACACCGGGCCGGCGCACCCGGCACCGGGTCAGGCCAGGTACGACCTGATCAGGAAGCGGACGCCCTCCGGGGCCTCCAGCGAGAAGCCGCTGCCGCGCCCCTCGACCACGTCGACGACGAGCCGCGTGTGCCGCCACAGCTCGTACTGGGAGCGCGACATCCAGAACGGCACCGGCTCGTCGACCCCCGCCACACGCAGCTCCGCGAGCAGCACGTCGCTCGCCCCGGTGCGGAACTCGCCCGCCGGGTAGCACATCGGCGCACTCCCGTCGCAGCAGCCGCCCGACTGATGGAACATCAGCGGCCCGTGCGCGGAGCGCAGTCTGCCCAGCAGCTCCGCGGCGGCATCGGTCATCTCCACACACCCGGTCCCGTCCATGCCCCGAGCACAGCACACCGTACGTTGCGGCCGTGTTGCAGCCTGCCCGGGGCCGCCGATATCCGCTGTCCCCCATGCGTATCCCCAGGTGAGAATGCAGCATCTCGAACGGAGGAACCATGGGCCAGGCATCCCTGACTCTTCACGAACTGCTCCCGGCGCGCGAACTGGAACAGGCGCTCGCGGCGGGCCACGTGACCCGCAAGGCACACCCCGAGCTGCCGCTGTCGATCTACACGTACACGCGCGTCTGCCAGTACGAGCGGCACTGGAACCGGGTCACCGTCCGCTGCCGCGGGCTGGTCGCGGACGACGTCACCGGCCGGATCGTCGCGCTGCCGCTGCCGAAGTTCTTCAACGTCGGCGAGCACGAGTCCGGGCAGCCGTACGCGCCCGCGCTGCCCGACGAGCCGTTCGAGGTGTACGACAAGGTCGACGGGTCGCTCGCCGTCGTCTTCCACTACGCGGACCGCTGGCGCGTCGCCTCCAAGGGCTCCTTCACCAGCACCCAGGCGCTCTGGGCACAGCGCCGGCTCGACGCGCGGGACACCTCGGGGCTGGAGCCGGGCGTCACCTACCTCGCCGAGATCCTCTACCCGCAGAACCGTATCGTCGTGGACTACGGCGACCGCCGGGACCTGGTGCTGCTCGCCGCCGTCGGGGCCGACGGCACGGAGACGCCGCCGGCGGACGCCGCACCGGCCTGGAAGGCTATCGGCTCCGTCGTCGCCCTGCGGCCGGCCATGCCGCTCGCCGAGCTGCTCGCCCTGACCGAGTCGAGCACCCTGCCGGGCGGCGAGCCGGCCACCGGCACCGACGCCGAGGGCTTCGTGCTGCGTTTCGCCTCCGGTGTCCGGGCGAAGGCCAAGATCGCGGAGTACGTCCGGCTGCACAAGCTGCTGACCGGTGTCACCGAGCGGGACATCTGGCGCAGCCACGGCATCCAGCGCTTCACGGGCCTGCCCGCCAAGGCGGTGGCCCAGGCGCTCGGCTGCTCGGCCGCGGACGTCACCGCCTCCCGCGGCCGGCCGCTGGACGCCCTCCTGGAGCAGGTTCCGGACGAGTTCGACAGCTGGGTCCGCGGGGTGATCGCCGGCATCGAGGAGCGGGTGGCACAGCGCGAGCGGGCGATCGACACGGCGTAC
It encodes the following:
- a CDS encoding phosphatidylinositol-specific phospholipase C/glycerophosphodiester phosphodiesterase family protein, with the protein product MPTSRRRAVSTIAAALVGAVALTERGSADGPARPPQGPAPLRRAHAHNDYLHPRPLHDALAHGFTSVEADVFLVGGDLLVAHEPAHLDPARTLRSLYLDPLLARVREGHGSVHPGHAGTLQLLVDIKADGVAAYRELDRQLRDYRRMLSSCTDGRVRTGAVTPVVSGDRTARLPMETQRRRYAFYDGRLDDLAAPVPASFAPLVSADWRQSFGWRGAGEFPAAEREKLRRLVSTAHTRRQRIRFWATPDTPGPDRDALWTALSDAGVDHLNTDDLAGLEAFLRDRRR
- a CDS encoding DUF779 domain-containing protein, which produces MDGTGCVEMTDAAAELLGRLRSAHGPLMFHQSGGCCDGSAPMCYPAGEFRTGASDVLLAELRVAGVDEPVPFWMSRSQYELWRHTRLVVDVVEGRGSGFSLEAPEGVRFLIRSYLA
- a CDS encoding RNA ligase, whose translation is MGQASLTLHELLPARELEQALAAGHVTRKAHPELPLSIYTYTRVCQYERHWNRVTVRCRGLVADDVTGRIVALPLPKFFNVGEHESGQPYAPALPDEPFEVYDKVDGSLAVVFHYADRWRVASKGSFTSTQALWAQRRLDARDTSGLEPGVTYLAEILYPQNRIVVDYGDRRDLVLLAAVGADGTETPPADAAPAWKAIGSVVALRPAMPLAELLALTESSTLPGGEPATGTDAEGFVLRFASGVRAKAKIAEYVRLHKLLTGVTERDIWRSHGIQRFTGLPAKAVAQALGCSAADVTASRGRPLDALLEQVPDEFDSWVRGVIAGIEERVAQRERAIDTAYAGVAHLAADRGAFARAVREVPDPAVRPALFLRLDGRPTAFVTYRSARPEASDPFTTDEEN